Proteins encoded within one genomic window of Flavobacterium gilvum:
- a CDS encoding phosphoenolpyruvate carboxylase codes for MDNSKSFQKILNDRNFIIDCYEEMLSRINEDEVIELIKTKGFLDNQKLSSDKIIQSLSIYFQLMTLVEENAATQYRRKMENEENLYSIRGSWGEAFHYWKQQGISEDEMLQTISDTNVIPVLTAHPTEAKRITVIEIHRELYLLLVKKENTSLSSLEQTEIREKIINLLERWWRTGEIYLEKPDIKDERANIIYYLSKILPTVLEKSDEHLKGSWIKTGLNANKIKNPDVFPKINFGSWVGGDRDGHPFVTPTITQETLELHRKNALAIIKNLLVNATIKFSVSAINNPIPFNLLEAIEEKSKALGVQGENAVKRNPYEPWRQYLSLLVAKLDNTISNHFTDSNSYYKSSKDLSYDLKFFREILVETGMKGLADDILFPLERAVSCFGFHLAKLDIRQNSTFHDKAFSQILKANGEKDFDFEQWNEEKKVDYLSKLLENNAPITDITISYGSEADNVLDCYRVVRNHINQYGSEGIGAFIISMTRNLSDLLLVYFLMKETQLLTTSIKVVPLLETIEDLDNGPEILEKFLQHPATQQRASKTDYKQEVMLGYSDSNKDGGTIASKWNLHKAEQKLSKIGEKTGFNIYFFHGTGGTISRGGGKYHRFLESMPANTVNGTVKITVQGETVAQLFGNPLTATYNLNALASGVAKHSLESKNNLNSTNYPFEIMEYLSQKSFENYRDLIETPGFINFYGKVTCIDVLERSKIGSRPARRTGTRTLNDLRAIPWVFSWNLSRITITGWYGLGNALKTLKTEKPESFQSLKKCINDWPFLKFLMIQTETNLILSDKEIMELYADLDENNAEREIFMSKIKTDYENSLQLIQELFDETVSDRRHGQLDNLKWRTDKLNVLHQLHAKYIKQWREISDDNKVEKEKLLTKLLGVINSLSSGLKNTG; via the coding sequence ATGGATAACAGCAAATCATTTCAAAAGATTCTAAATGATAGAAATTTCATCATTGATTGCTATGAGGAAATGCTTTCAAGAATAAATGAAGACGAAGTAATCGAGCTCATTAAAACAAAAGGCTTTTTAGACAACCAAAAACTTTCAAGCGACAAAATCATTCAGTCACTAAGTATTTATTTTCAACTGATGACTTTGGTTGAAGAAAATGCGGCTACTCAGTACCGAAGAAAAATGGAAAATGAAGAAAATCTTTATTCCATTAGAGGTTCCTGGGGAGAAGCTTTTCATTATTGGAAACAACAGGGAATTAGTGAAGATGAAATGCTACAGACAATTTCGGACACAAATGTTATCCCTGTTTTGACAGCCCATCCCACCGAAGCGAAACGTATAACGGTAATCGAAATTCACAGGGAGTTGTATTTGCTTTTGGTAAAAAAAGAAAATACTTCATTAAGCAGTCTCGAACAAACCGAAATCAGGGAAAAAATCATTAATCTTCTGGAAAGATGGTGGAGAACAGGCGAAATATATCTTGAGAAACCAGACATCAAGGACGAAAGAGCAAACATTATCTATTACCTGAGTAAAATTTTGCCGACGGTTTTGGAAAAAAGTGATGAACACTTAAAAGGTTCTTGGATAAAAACTGGTCTGAATGCCAATAAAATTAAAAATCCGGATGTATTTCCTAAAATTAATTTCGGAAGCTGGGTAGGTGGCGACAGAGACGGACACCCGTTTGTAACTCCTACTATCACTCAGGAAACATTAGAATTACACCGAAAAAACGCTCTAGCCATAATAAAAAATTTATTGGTTAATGCCACCATAAAATTTTCGGTTTCAGCGATAAACAATCCTATTCCATTTAATTTATTGGAAGCTATCGAAGAAAAATCGAAAGCATTGGGAGTTCAGGGTGAAAACGCAGTAAAAAGAAATCCGTATGAACCTTGGAGGCAATACCTGAGCTTATTGGTTGCAAAACTCGACAACACCATCTCGAATCATTTTACCGATTCTAATTCTTATTACAAATCAAGCAAAGATTTAAGCTATGACCTTAAATTTTTTAGAGAAATTCTTGTCGAAACTGGAATGAAAGGTCTGGCAGATGACATTCTTTTCCCATTGGAAAGAGCCGTGAGTTGTTTTGGTTTTCATTTGGCTAAACTGGACATTAGACAAAACAGTACATTTCATGACAAAGCTTTTTCGCAAATATTAAAAGCCAATGGCGAAAAAGATTTCGATTTTGAACAATGGAATGAAGAAAAAAAGGTTGACTATCTAAGTAAACTTTTGGAAAACAATGCGCCAATTACCGATATTACAATTTCCTATGGTTCCGAAGCGGATAATGTTTTGGATTGTTATCGAGTGGTTCGCAATCATATCAATCAATATGGTTCGGAGGGTATTGGTGCGTTTATAATCAGTATGACTAGAAACCTAAGTGATTTGCTGTTGGTTTATTTTTTAATGAAAGAAACACAATTACTTACAACTTCCATAAAAGTTGTTCCGCTACTAGAAACCATTGAAGACCTTGACAATGGTCCTGAGATATTGGAAAAGTTTTTACAACATCCCGCAACCCAACAAAGAGCTTCAAAAACAGATTACAAACAAGAAGTAATGCTTGGTTACAGCGACAGTAATAAAGACGGAGGAACTATTGCAAGTAAGTGGAATTTGCACAAAGCAGAACAAAAACTTTCTAAAATAGGCGAAAAAACCGGTTTTAATATTTATTTCTTCCACGGTACGGGCGGAACAATCAGCCGAGGTGGTGGAAAATACCACCGATTCTTGGAAAGTATGCCTGCAAACACTGTAAACGGAACAGTAAAAATTACAGTTCAGGGAGAAACGGTTGCCCAATTGTTTGGAAACCCGCTTACAGCTACATACAATCTCAATGCGTTGGCTTCGGGTGTGGCAAAACATTCGTTGGAATCAAAAAACAATCTGAATTCTACAAATTATCCGTTTGAGATAATGGAATATTTATCTCAAAAATCATTTGAAAATTATCGAGATTTAATTGAAACTCCCGGTTTTATTAATTTCTACGGCAAAGTCACATGTATCGATGTCTTGGAAAGAAGTAAAATTGGTTCAAGACCAGCAAGACGTACCGGAACAAGAACACTAAATGATTTAAGAGCCATTCCATGGGTATTTAGCTGGAATCTTTCGCGCATCACCATAACGGGTTGGTACGGACTTGGAAATGCTTTAAAAACATTGAAAACTGAGAAACCAGAATCTTTTCAATCTTTAAAAAAATGCATAAATGATTGGCCGTTCCTTAAGTTTTTGATGATTCAGACAGAAACCAACTTAATTCTTTCCGACAAAGAAATTATGGAACTCTATGCTGATTTAGATGAAAATAATGCCGAAAGAGAAATATTCATGTCCAAAATAAAAACAGATTACGAAAATAGTCTTCAATTAATCCAAGAACTTTTTGACGAAACAGTTTCTGATCGAAGACATGGACAACTCGATAATCTAAAATGGCGAACAGACAAATTAAATGTTTTACATCAATTGCACGCTAAATACATCAAACAATGGAGGGAAATATCAGATGATAATAAAGTTGAAAAAGAGAAATTATTAACCAAACTGTTAGGTGTTATCAATTCA
- a CDS encoding SDR family NAD(P)-dependent oxidoreductase, with amino-acid sequence MTKIALITGATSGIGKATAIKLAENGYDLIICGRRAEKLEELKNLVSKTVKIHTLQFDVRNRNEVETQINSLPNEWKNIDVLVNSAGNAHGLSTIDTGDIEDWDAMIDGNVKGLLYVSKAIIPQMVERKKGHIINLSSVAGKQTYANGAVYCASKKAVEAISEGMRLDLTQHGIKITNIAPGAVATEFSEVRFKGDKERAQKVYEGFDPLLAEDIADFISYAVNAPNRVTIADVTIYAKAQSAPSIIYKK; translated from the coding sequence ATGACAAAAATTGCTTTAATAACAGGTGCAACTTCAGGAATTGGAAAAGCAACAGCAATCAAATTGGCCGAAAACGGATATGATTTAATCATCTGCGGGCGCCGCGCAGAAAAACTCGAAGAACTGAAAAACTTAGTATCAAAAACGGTTAAAATTCACACTTTGCAATTTGATGTTCGAAATAGAAATGAGGTTGAAACCCAAATAAATTCGTTACCAAATGAATGGAAAAACATAGACGTTCTTGTAAATAGTGCCGGAAATGCTCACGGACTATCGACTATTGATACTGGTGATATTGAAGATTGGGATGCCATGATAGACGGAAACGTAAAAGGATTATTATATGTATCCAAAGCCATAATTCCGCAGATGGTGGAAAGGAAAAAAGGGCATATCATCAATTTAAGTTCGGTTGCAGGAAAACAAACGTATGCCAACGGAGCTGTTTATTGCGCGTCCAAAAAAGCCGTAGAAGCCATAAGCGAAGGAATGCGTCTTGACCTTACGCAACACGGAATTAAAATAACCAACATCGCTCCTGGAGCTGTTGCAACCGAATTTTCGGAAGTTCGATTTAAAGGCGATAAAGAAAGAGCGCAAAAAGTCTACGAAGGTTTCGACCCATTATTGGCAGAAGATATAGCCGATTTTATTTCCTATGCCGTAAACGCTCCCAACAGAGTAACCATTGCCGACGTGACAATTTATGCCAAAGCACAATCGGCACCGTCAATAATTTATAAAAAATAA
- a CDS encoding SRPBCC family protein: METTNFTTTIVVDNSLKEAFDAINNVRGWWQGEIEGNSEKLNDEFAYTMATIHYSKQKLIESVPNEKIVWLVTDSNLSSFKDKSEWTGTKIIFEISEINNKTQVRFTHIGLTPKFECYGDCSWLGEHLSSKAFSA, from the coding sequence ATGGAGACAACAAATTTTACAACAACAATAGTAGTTGACAATTCCCTAAAAGAAGCATTTGATGCCATCAACAATGTTCGCGGCTGGTGGCAGGGAGAAATAGAAGGAAACTCCGAAAAATTGAACGATGAATTCGCCTATACCATGGCAACTATTCATTATTCGAAACAAAAACTAATAGAATCTGTTCCCAACGAAAAAATAGTCTGGCTGGTGACTGACAGTAATTTGAGTTCCTTCAAAGACAAAAGTGAATGGACCGGGACAAAAATCATTTTTGAAATATCTGAAATAAATAATAAAACACAAGTCCGTTTTACCCACATTGGTTTGACTCCAAAATTTGAATGTTACGGTGATTGTTCGTGGCTTGGGGAGCACTTATCGAGCAAAGCCTTTTCAGCCTGA
- a CDS encoding DinB family protein, translated as MATTEIFLKMTFDRWNGSIANWDKILNDLTDETLQKEIAPGKNRGIYLLGHLIAVHDEMLILLDMGEKLYPQLYEPFIKSPDKTVNQLPPASELRSFWAKQCEVLKQKFDSLKPEEWFEKHTAVSAEDFAKEPHRNKLNIIITRTSHLQYHSGQLVLLK; from the coding sequence ATGGCAACAACAGAAATTTTTCTAAAAATGACATTCGACAGATGGAACGGATCTATTGCAAATTGGGATAAAATCCTCAATGACTTAACTGACGAAACCTTACAAAAGGAAATTGCGCCTGGCAAAAACCGGGGAATTTATTTATTAGGTCATCTTATAGCTGTGCACGACGAGATGCTTATACTATTAGACATGGGCGAAAAATTGTATCCTCAACTTTACGAACCATTCATTAAATCTCCTGACAAAACAGTAAACCAATTACCCCCAGCTTCAGAATTGAGAAGTTTTTGGGCCAAACAGTGCGAAGTCTTAAAGCAAAAATTTGACAGTTTGAAACCCGAAGAATGGTTTGAAAAACATACAGCGGTTTCAGCCGAAGACTTTGCCAAAGAACCGCATCGTAATAAGCTGAATATCATTATCACCAGAACATCTCATTTGCAATACCATTCAGGTCAATTAGTATTGCTTAAATAA
- a CDS encoding tetratricopeptide repeat protein, with translation MRNTFYVICLILICCSCSKNKTANEGIPVTSNFNCSTPEVTDKNWYSSNKKAPFFKGLDGLHFPISTKKTEAQKYFDQGLMLSFGFNHAEAARSFFEITKQDSTCAMGWWGFAYVLGPNYNAGMEKDNFIRAFEAVKKAKKHSASCTEKEKDLINALTYRYSNDTTIVRSVLDSSYAVAMRKVYKKYPSDVTIGALFTESLMNLHPWNLWKKDGTSQPWTPEIIKVLKNCLQLEPKHAGANHFYIHAEEMSQNPEKAEASADLLRDLVPGSGHLVHMPSHIYIRNGRYHDGVTTNQKAVETDSSYMDACHAQGAYPLAYYPHNYHFIAACATLSGESKAALKGALATADHAHKKLLLDPTWSTLQHYYSIPWYVEIKLGLWKEILNAPAPKKELKYPLLIWHYAQGMAMLSKNQPAEAKKHLALMKKIMTDPKIKDLTIWGINSMIDLCEIASKTLEGEINANEKNYNKAIPLLKEAVAKEDALNYNEPPDWFFSVRHHLGAVLIDAKKYKEAITIYEEDLKNFRNNGWALKGLMNAYEKLANKKKYEETKNRFDEAWKYADIQITSSRIL, from the coding sequence ATGCGAAACACTTTCTATGTTATTTGTTTGATTTTAATTTGCTGTTCATGCTCAAAGAATAAGACCGCTAACGAAGGAATACCTGTGACCAGCAACTTCAATTGCAGCACACCCGAAGTAACCGACAAAAATTGGTATTCTTCAAACAAAAAAGCACCATTTTTCAAAGGATTAGATGGTCTTCATTTTCCTATTTCAACAAAAAAAACAGAAGCCCAAAAATATTTCGATCAGGGACTGATGCTTTCCTTCGGGTTTAATCATGCCGAGGCTGCCCGCTCCTTTTTTGAAATTACAAAACAAGATTCTACTTGTGCCATGGGCTGGTGGGGTTTTGCCTATGTCCTTGGTCCAAATTACAATGCTGGTATGGAAAAGGATAATTTCATAAGAGCGTTTGAAGCAGTAAAAAAAGCAAAAAAACATTCGGCTTCCTGCACAGAAAAAGAGAAAGATTTGATTAATGCCTTAACGTATCGCTATTCCAACGACACCACTATTGTGCGTTCCGTACTCGATTCTTCTTACGCCGTCGCGATGCGCAAAGTCTATAAAAAATACCCAAGTGATGTAACCATAGGTGCCCTGTTTACAGAATCATTAATGAATCTACATCCATGGAATTTATGGAAAAAAGACGGAACATCACAGCCTTGGACACCCGAAATAATAAAGGTGCTTAAAAATTGTTTGCAATTGGAACCAAAACATGCTGGTGCAAATCATTTTTACATACATGCTGAAGAAATGTCTCAAAATCCAGAAAAAGCAGAAGCAAGCGCAGATTTACTTCGCGATTTGGTTCCGGGTTCGGGACATTTAGTACATATGCCATCACATATTTATATAAGAAACGGGCGTTATCACGATGGAGTTACAACCAATCAAAAAGCAGTCGAAACTGACAGCTCCTATATGGATGCCTGCCATGCTCAAGGTGCGTATCCCCTTGCCTATTATCCTCATAATTACCACTTCATTGCAGCTTGTGCCACACTTAGTGGAGAAAGTAAAGCGGCCTTAAAAGGCGCACTTGCAACGGCAGACCACGCCCACAAAAAATTACTGCTTGATCCGACTTGGTCCACACTCCAACACTATTATTCCATCCCGTGGTATGTGGAGATAAAATTGGGTTTATGGAAAGAAATTCTGAATGCTCCTGCACCAAAAAAAGAGTTAAAATACCCATTGCTGATTTGGCATTATGCACAAGGAATGGCAATGCTTTCCAAAAATCAACCAGCCGAAGCCAAAAAGCATCTTGCTTTGATGAAAAAAATAATGACTGATCCCAAAATAAAAGATTTGACTATTTGGGGTATTAACAGCATGATAGATTTATGCGAAATAGCGTCGAAAACATTGGAAGGAGAAATTAATGCCAACGAGAAAAATTATAATAAAGCGATTCCTCTTTTAAAAGAAGCTGTCGCAAAAGAAGACGCACTGAATTATAACGAGCCTCCCGATTGGTTTTTTTCTGTTCGTCATCATTTAGGTGCTGTATTGATTGATGCTAAAAAATATAAAGAAGCTATAACCATTTACGAAGAAGACTTAAAGAATTTCCGAAATAACGGTTGGGCTTTGAAAGGATTAATGAATGCCTACGAAAAACTTGCGAATAAAAAGAAATATGAGGAAACAAAAAATCGCTTTGATGAAGCCTGGAAATATGCAGATATTCAAATTACTTCGTCAAGAATATTGTGA
- a CDS encoding VOC family protein, with product MKPRMIWANLASADLKRTTEFYTKLEFMENDNNNSEELTSLVFGENKFVINFFKKERLEFFTNGKIVSPEMGNEIIFSLSAKNRDEVDQWSENVKKAGGKIISEPQNYELGYTFVFSDPDGHKFNVLYWPGM from the coding sequence ATGAAACCAAGAATGATTTGGGCAAATTTGGCCTCAGCGGATTTAAAAAGAACAACCGAATTCTATACCAAATTAGAATTCATGGAAAATGACAATAATAATTCTGAGGAATTGACGAGTTTGGTATTTGGCGAAAATAAATTTGTTATCAATTTCTTTAAAAAGGAAAGATTGGAATTCTTTACGAACGGTAAAATTGTTAGTCCAGAAATGGGTAACGAAATCATTTTTTCGTTGTCTGCCAAAAACAGAGATGAAGTCGATCAATGGTCTGAAAATGTAAAAAAAGCGGGCGGAAAAATAATTTCAGAACCACAAAACTACGAACTGGGTTATACTTTTGTTTTTTCAGACCCCGACGGACATAAATTTAATGTTTTGTATTGGCCCGGTATGTAG